In a genomic window of Rhizophagus irregularis chromosome 11, complete sequence:
- a CDS encoding uncharacterized protein (SECRETED:cutsite_AFA-WG; SECRETED:prob_0.5909); SECRETED:SignalP(1-19) has product MKYIVFIIVFLNTFSNAFAWGYINDCTDINITDVKFTQSNQIEVTVHGPQRVSDPDYLPCCLQQGPMIIGDYKFYTNNPRDPIATVWKGRQWVNGYFEDNSADPNDCLSYYAPVDCDKYYEGEIDYTRTDIFDASRFPPPGGQVTLVMDIFAHCTFDTHFGGNTYCHQACEVNYSTVYYPQK; this is encoded by the exons ATGAAATATATCGtgtttattattgtatttctCAATACGTTCTCCAATGCCTTTGCTTGGGGTTATATTAATGATTGCACAG atattaacaTTACAGACGTTAAATTTACGCAAAGTAATCAGATCGAAGTAACCGTACATGGTCCGCAAAGAGTTTCAGATCCTGACTATTTGCCTTGTTGTTTGCAACAGGGGCCAATGATCAttggtgattataaattttatacaaataaccCACGCGACCCGATTGCTACTGTTTGGAAAGGCCGTCAATGGGTAAATGGTTACTTTGAGGATAATTCCGCAGATCCAAATGATTGCTTATCATACTATGCACCAGTGGATTGTGACAAATATTATGAAGGAGAAATTGATTACACGCGTACTGACATTTTTGACGCTTCGAGGTTTCCCCCTCCAGGAGGGCAAGTCACACTTGTAATGGATATATTTGCTCATTGTACTTTTGACACTCATTTTGGAGGGAATACGTATTGCCATCAGGCATGCGAAGTAAATTATAGCACAGTTTATTATCCGCAAAAATAA